One genomic region from Paraburkholderia azotifigens encodes:
- a CDS encoding Tex family protein has translation MTDTVAIKIVQRIATELTVQPRQVAAAVQLLDEGATVPFIARYRKEVTGNLDDTQLRTLEERLLYLRELEDRRAAIIASIDEQGKLTDELRTAIESADSKQVLEDLYLPYKPKRRTRAQIAREAGLQPLADALLANPLLDPQTEAAQYVDAEKGVADVKAALDGARDILSEQFGETADVLGKLRDYLFNQGVVTSTVVEGKEGEEGEKFRDYYDYSETIRTVPSHRALALFRGRNAGVLMIKLGLGEELDAQVPHPGEAMIARHFGIANQGRPADKWLSDVCRWCWRVKVQPHIENELLTNLREEAESEAIRVFARNLKDLLLAAPAGPKAVIGLDPGLRTGVKVAVVDRTGKLLATDTIYPHEPRRDWDGSLAKLARIAAQTQAELVSIGNGTASRETDKLASELIAKHPELKLQKIVVSEAGASVYSASELAAKEFPELDVSLRGAVSIARRLQDPLAELVKIEPKAIGVGQYQHDVNQRELARSLDAVVEDCVNAVGVDANTASVALLARVSGLNATLARNIVDYRDANGPFPTREHLRKVPRLGDKTFEQAAGFLRINGGENPLDRSSVHPEAYPVVERMLAKIAKNVGEVLGNRDALSRLSPAEFVDDRFGLPTVRDILSELEKPGRDPRPEFKTATFREGVEKISDLSPGMVLEGVVTNVAAFGAFIDIGVHQDGLVHVSAMSTKFIKDPHEVVKAGQIVKVKVLEVDVKRQRIALTMRLDDDFAAAPARAQDRGAGGGRSSGAARPQQQRSRGPEPVNAMAAAFAKLKR, from the coding sequence ATGACGGACACCGTAGCAATCAAGATCGTACAGCGCATCGCCACCGAACTGACCGTCCAGCCGCGCCAGGTCGCGGCCGCGGTGCAACTACTCGATGAAGGAGCGACTGTTCCGTTTATCGCCCGGTACCGGAAGGAAGTCACCGGCAATCTCGACGACACGCAACTGCGTACGCTCGAAGAACGACTGCTCTATCTGCGCGAACTCGAAGACCGCCGCGCCGCGATCATTGCGAGCATCGACGAACAGGGCAAGCTCACCGACGAACTGCGCACCGCCATCGAAAGCGCGGACAGCAAGCAGGTGCTCGAAGACCTGTATCTGCCGTATAAGCCCAAGCGCCGCACGCGCGCGCAGATCGCCCGCGAAGCCGGCCTGCAGCCGCTCGCCGACGCGCTGCTCGCGAATCCGCTGCTCGATCCGCAGACGGAAGCCGCGCAATACGTCGATGCCGAGAAAGGCGTCGCGGACGTCAAGGCCGCGCTGGACGGCGCGCGCGACATCCTGTCGGAGCAGTTCGGCGAAACGGCCGACGTGCTCGGCAAGCTGCGCGACTATCTGTTCAATCAGGGCGTCGTGACGTCGACGGTGGTCGAAGGCAAGGAAGGCGAAGAAGGCGAGAAATTCCGCGACTACTACGACTACTCCGAGACGATCCGCACGGTGCCGTCGCATCGCGCGCTCGCCCTCTTCCGCGGCCGCAATGCGGGCGTGCTGATGATCAAGCTCGGCCTTGGCGAAGAACTCGACGCGCAGGTGCCGCATCCCGGCGAAGCGATGATCGCGCGCCACTTCGGCATCGCGAACCAGGGCCGCCCCGCCGACAAGTGGCTCTCCGACGTGTGCCGCTGGTGCTGGCGCGTGAAGGTGCAGCCGCACATTGAAAACGAGCTGCTGACGAATCTGCGCGAAGAAGCCGAAAGCGAAGCGATCCGCGTGTTTGCACGCAACCTGAAGGATCTGCTGCTCGCCGCGCCGGCCGGTCCGAAGGCGGTGATCGGCCTCGATCCGGGCCTGCGTACGGGCGTGAAGGTCGCCGTCGTCGATCGCACGGGCAAGCTGCTCGCCACCGACACCATCTATCCGCACGAGCCGCGCCGCGACTGGGACGGCTCGCTCGCGAAGCTCGCGCGCATCGCAGCGCAGACGCAGGCGGAACTGGTGAGCATCGGTAACGGCACGGCATCGCGCGAAACGGACAAGCTCGCGAGCGAACTGATCGCGAAGCATCCGGAACTGAAGCTGCAGAAGATCGTGGTGTCGGAAGCGGGTGCGTCGGTGTATTCGGCATCGGAACTCGCCGCGAAGGAATTCCCTGAGCTGGACGTGTCGCTGCGTGGCGCGGTGTCGATTGCGCGCCGCCTGCAGGATCCGCTCGCCGAACTCGTGAAGATCGAGCCGAAGGCGATCGGCGTCGGCCAGTATCAGCATGACGTGAATCAGCGCGAACTCGCGCGTTCGCTCGATGCCGTCGTCGAGGACTGCGTGAACGCCGTCGGCGTGGATGCGAATACGGCGTCCGTCGCGCTGCTCGCACGCGTGTCCGGTTTGAACGCGACGCTCGCACGCAACATCGTCGATTATCGCGATGCAAACGGCCCGTTCCCGACGCGCGAGCATCTGCGCAAGGTGCCGCGCCTTGGCGACAAGACCTTCGAACAGGCTGCGGGCTTTTTGCGGATCAACGGCGGCGAGAATCCGCTCGACCGTTCATCGGTGCACCCTGAAGCATATCCCGTCGTCGAGCGGATGCTCGCGAAGATCGCGAAGAACGTCGGCGAAGTGCTCGGCAATCGCGATGCGTTGTCGCGGCTCTCGCCTGCCGAGTTCGTCGACGATCGTTTTGGTCTGCCGACCGTGAGGGACATTCTTTCCGAACTCGAGAAGCCGGGTCGCGATCCACGTCCCGAGTTCAAGACAGCGACGTTCCGCGAAGGCGTCGAGAAGATCTCGGATCTCTCGCCGGGCATGGTGCTCGAAGGCGTCGTGACGAACGTGGCGGCATTCGGCGCGTTCATCGACATCGGTGTCCATCAGGATGGACTCGTGCACGTGTCGGCGATGTCGACCAAGTTCATCAAGGATCCGCACGAGGTCGTGAAGGCGGGGCAGATCGTCAAGGTGAAGGTGCTTGAGGTCGACGTCAAGCGTCAACGGATCGCGTTGACCATGCGGTTGGATGATGATTTTGCCGCGGCCCCTGCACGGGCGCAGGATCGCGGGGCTGGCGGTGGTCGTTCGAGTGGTGCTGCCCGGCCCCAGCAGCAGCGGTCGCGTGGGCCCGAGCCTGTTAATGCGATGGCCGCTGCGTTTGCTAAATTGAAGCGGTAA
- a CDS encoding potassium transporter Kup, with protein MTDNPHVPKQPLPSLAVAAIGVVFGDIGTSPLYSLKEAFSPSHGIPLTESSILGVISLLFWAIIVVVSIKYVMFVMRADNNGEGGVLALMALSLRSFDTKSKAAGLLMMLGIFGACMFYGDAVITPAISVMSAVEGLEIAAPKLSHLVLPLTMVILVLLFWIQRHGTAMVGRLFGPIMVLWFLTIAVLGLSHIVQSPEVIKALNPYYAFSFMSAHVLQAYVVLGSVVLVLTGAEALYADMGHFGAAPIRCAWYALVMPSLVLNYFGQGALLMHDPKAIENPFFLLAPDWALLPLVVLSTVATVIASQAVISGAYSLTSQAIQLGYVPRMKILHTSELAIGQIYVPVVNWMLLFIILCIVIAFKSSDNLAAAYGIAVTATMVITTILASVVMVKVWNWNKGVVALIIGALLIVDLGFFGANLLKVAEGGWLPLCIGALLFFLLMTWFKGRMIVKERTAADGIPLMPFVQGLLAHPPHRVSGTAIYLTGSATLVPVSLLHNLKHNKVLHERTIFLTFITRDIPYVDDKDRLTVKDVGGGLFLVKAAYGFNETPDVKAVLEQISVSHDMSFELMDTSFFLARETVVPTQLPGMSVWRERVFAWMHQNAAKPTDFFSIPANRVVELGTKIEI; from the coding sequence ATGACAGATAACCCTCACGTCCCCAAGCAGCCCTTGCCATCGCTTGCAGTCGCTGCGATCGGCGTGGTTTTCGGGGATATCGGCACCAGCCCGCTGTACTCGCTGAAGGAAGCCTTCAGCCCCTCCCACGGCATTCCTCTCACCGAAAGCTCCATTCTCGGCGTTATCTCGCTGCTGTTCTGGGCCATCATCGTGGTCGTCAGCATCAAGTACGTGATGTTCGTGATGCGCGCCGACAATAACGGCGAGGGCGGCGTGCTCGCGCTGATGGCGCTGTCGCTGCGCTCGTTCGACACAAAGAGCAAGGCGGCCGGGCTATTGATGATGCTGGGCATCTTCGGCGCCTGCATGTTCTATGGCGATGCGGTGATTACGCCGGCCATTTCGGTGATGTCCGCGGTCGAAGGTCTGGAGATTGCGGCGCCGAAGCTCTCGCATCTGGTGCTGCCGCTCACGATGGTGATTCTCGTGCTGCTGTTCTGGATCCAGCGTCATGGGACGGCGATGGTCGGCCGGCTGTTCGGCCCGATCATGGTGCTGTGGTTCCTGACTATCGCCGTGCTCGGTCTGTCGCATATCGTGCAGTCGCCGGAAGTCATCAAGGCGCTCAATCCGTATTACGCGTTTTCGTTCATGTCGGCGCACGTGTTGCAGGCCTATGTTGTGCTGGGTTCGGTCGTGCTGGTGCTGACGGGCGCGGAAGCGTTGTACGCCGACATGGGCCACTTTGGCGCGGCGCCTATTCGCTGCGCGTGGTATGCGCTCGTGATGCCGTCGCTGGTGCTGAATTACTTTGGCCAGGGCGCGCTTCTGATGCACGACCCGAAGGCGATTGAGAATCCGTTCTTCCTGCTCGCGCCCGACTGGGCGCTGCTGCCGCTCGTGGTGCTGTCGACGGTTGCTACCGTCATTGCGTCGCAGGCGGTGATATCGGGTGCGTATTCGCTGACGAGCCAAGCGATCCAGCTGGGCTATGTGCCGCGTATGAAGATCCTACACACGTCGGAGCTCGCGATCGGACAGATCTACGTGCCCGTCGTCAACTGGATGCTGCTCTTCATCATCCTGTGCATCGTCATCGCGTTCAAGAGTTCGGACAATCTGGCCGCGGCTTACGGCATTGCCGTGACGGCGACGATGGTGATCACGACGATCCTCGCCAGCGTCGTGATGGTGAAGGTGTGGAACTGGAACAAGGGCGTGGTGGCGTTGATCATTGGCGCGCTGCTGATCGTCGATCTGGGTTTCTTCGGCGCGAATCTGCTGAAGGTGGCGGAAGGGGGCTGGCTGCCGCTCTGTATTGGCGCGCTGCTGTTCTTCCTGCTGATGACATGGTTCAAGGGGCGCATGATCGTGAAGGAACGCACGGCGGCCGACGGTATTCCGCTGATGCCGTTCGTGCAGGGGCTGCTTGCGCATCCGCCGCATCGCGTGTCGGGTACGGCGATCTATCTGACGGGCAGCGCGACGCTCGTTCCCGTGAGCCTGTTGCACAACCTCAAGCACAACAAGGTGCTACATGAGCGGACGATCTTTCTGACGTTCATCACGCGGGACATTCCTTATGTCGACGACAAGGACCGGCTGACGGTGAAGGACGTCGGAGGCGGGCTGTTTCTCGTGAAGGCAGCATATGGGTTCAACGAGACGCCCGATGTGAAGGCCGTGCTCGAACAGATCAGCGTATCGCATGACATGTCGTTCGAGTTGATGGACACGTCGTTCTTCCTCGCCAGAGAAACTGTCGTGCCGACGCAGTTGCCGGGCATGTCGGTGTGGCGCGAACGTGTGTTCGCGTGGATGCATCAGAATGCGGCCAAGCCGACGGATTTCTTTAGTATTCCCGCGAATCGGGTGGTTGAGTTGGGGACCAAGATCGAAATCTAG
- a CDS encoding phosphoribosyltransferase → MIQGVPMIEMKDPRNDDRNLWVGWDEYHRLIELLALAVHESGWKFDKILCLARGGLRVGDQLSRIYDLPLAILATSSYREAAGTEQGELDIAQYITMTRGELSGNVLLVDDLVDSGVTLARVQQHLKERYPAITAVRSAVLWWKACSKVKPDYHVQYLATNPWIHQPFEEWDTVRPHNLSAWIKRGQERSTDAS, encoded by the coding sequence ATGATTCAGGGTGTACCGATGATTGAAATGAAGGACCCGCGCAACGACGACCGCAACCTGTGGGTCGGCTGGGACGAGTACCACCGGCTGATCGAACTGCTTGCGCTCGCCGTGCACGAATCGGGCTGGAAGTTCGACAAGATCCTGTGCCTCGCGCGCGGCGGTCTGCGTGTGGGCGATCAGCTCTCGCGCATCTACGATCTGCCGCTCGCGATTCTCGCGACCAGTTCGTACCGCGAAGCGGCGGGCACGGAGCAGGGCGAGCTCGATATCGCGCAATACATCACGATGACGCGCGGCGAACTGTCGGGCAACGTGTTGCTGGTTGACGATCTCGTCGATTCCGGCGTGACGCTTGCACGTGTGCAGCAGCATCTGAAGGAGCGCTATCCGGCGATCACGGCGGTGCGTTCTGCCGTGTTGTGGTGGAAGGCGTGCTCGAAGGTGAAGCCGGACTATCACGTCCAGTATCTCGCGACGAACCCGTGGATTCACCAGCCGTTCGAGGAGTGGGACACCGTGCGCCCGCACAACCTGAGCGCGTGGATCAAGCGCGGCCAGGAGCGTTCGACGGACGCCAGCTAG
- a CDS encoding adenylosuccinate synthase, whose translation MSASAVNVNPGRNVVVVGTQWGDEGKGKIVDWLTDHAQGVVRFQGGHNAGHTLIIGGKKTILRLIPSGIMRPGVACYIGNGVVLSPEALFKEIEELESAGVDVQKRLFISEATTLILPYHVAIDQAREARSGAGKIGTTGRGIGPAYEDKVARRGLRVQDLFQPEVFAERLRANLDFHNFVLTQYLGAPAVDYQQTLDMMLSYADRLKPMVADVSRRLYDENHAGNNLLFEGAQGTLLDIDHGTYPFVTSSNCVAGAATAGAGIGPQKLDYILGITKAYCTRVGSGPFPSELYDADNANRQEEVGLTLAKVGKEFGSVTGRPRRTGWLDAAALRRAIQINGVSGLCITKLDVLDGLDEVKLCVGYTVDGKDADILPRGAYEVSRCEPVYETFGGWKESTVGIKEWSKLPANAQAYLARVQEVAGVPIDMVSTGPDRDETILLRHPFKV comes from the coding sequence ATGTCTGCCAGCGCAGTGAATGTGAACCCTGGGCGCAATGTCGTCGTCGTGGGTACCCAGTGGGGTGATGAGGGCAAAGGCAAGATCGTTGACTGGCTCACGGATCACGCGCAAGGCGTCGTTCGTTTCCAGGGCGGTCATAACGCCGGTCATACGCTCATCATCGGCGGCAAGAAAACCATCTTGCGTCTGATTCCGTCGGGCATCATGCGCCCGGGCGTCGCCTGCTACATCGGCAATGGCGTCGTGTTGTCTCCGGAAGCGCTGTTCAAGGAAATCGAAGAGCTGGAATCGGCCGGCGTCGACGTGCAAAAACGTCTCTTCATTTCCGAAGCCACCACGCTGATCCTCCCGTACCACGTTGCGATCGACCAGGCGCGCGAAGCACGCAGCGGCGCCGGCAAGATCGGCACGACGGGCCGCGGCATCGGTCCGGCTTATGAAGACAAGGTCGCGCGCCGCGGCCTGCGCGTCCAGGATCTGTTCCAGCCGGAAGTGTTCGCTGAGCGTCTGCGTGCGAATCTCGACTTCCACAATTTCGTGCTCACGCAATATCTCGGCGCACCCGCTGTCGACTATCAGCAGACGCTCGACATGATGCTGAGCTACGCCGACCGTCTGAAGCCGATGGTGGCCGACGTGTCGCGCCGTCTGTACGACGAGAACCACGCGGGCAACAACCTGCTGTTCGAAGGCGCGCAAGGCACGCTGCTCGATATCGATCACGGCACGTATCCGTTCGTTACGTCGAGCAACTGCGTCGCAGGCGCGGCGACGGCGGGCGCGGGCATCGGTCCGCAGAAGCTGGACTACATTCTCGGCATCACGAAGGCTTACTGCACGCGCGTCGGTTCGGGCCCGTTCCCGAGCGAACTGTACGACGCAGACAACGCAAACCGTCAGGAAGAAGTCGGCTTGACGCTCGCGAAGGTCGGCAAGGAGTTCGGCTCGGTCACGGGTCGTCCGCGCCGCACGGGCTGGCTCGACGCCGCCGCGCTGCGCCGCGCGATCCAGATCAACGGCGTGTCGGGCCTGTGCATCACGAAGCTCGACGTGCTCGACGGCCTCGATGAAGTGAAGCTGTGCGTCGGCTATACGGTCGACGGCAAGGACGCCGACATCCTGCCGCGCGGCGCGTACGAAGTGTCGCGCTGCGAGCCGGTGTACGAAACCTTCGGTGGCTGGAAGGAGAGCACGGTCGGTATCAAGGAATGGAGCAAGCTGCCCGCCAACGCTCAGGCTTATCTGGCGCGCGTGCAGGAAGTGGCGGGCGTGCCGATCGACATGGTGTCGACAGGCCCGGACCGCGACGAAACCATTCTTCTGCGTCACCCGTTCAAGGTTTAA
- a CDS encoding ATP phosphoribosyltransferase regulatory subunit yields the protein MSTWLLPENIADVLPSEARKIEELRRRLLDRFRAYGYEMVMPPLLEYLESLLTGGGSDLNLRTFKLVDQLSGRTLGLRADITPQVARIDAHLLNRQGVTRLCYAGNVLHTRPRGLHATREQIQIGAEIYGHAGLEADLEIQQLMLDALHLAGLGRVRLDLCHAAVLGALVDGEPAAAALGESLYEALAGKDVPLLNELTANLTPVTRDALRALPTLYGDATVLEEARARLPNAPEIARALDDLAFLAQQVGGAEVMIDLADLRGYAYHSGVMFSAYVDGVPNAVARGGRYDKVGQAYGRARAATGFSLDLREVARISPIEARSSAILAPWQHDEALRTSVAALRDAGEVVIQALPGHDHALDEFACDRVLVERNGKWVVEPKS from the coding sequence ATGTCGACCTGGTTACTTCCCGAGAATATTGCCGACGTGCTGCCGTCGGAAGCACGCAAGATCGAAGAACTGCGCCGTCGCCTGCTCGACCGTTTTCGCGCATACGGCTACGAGATGGTCATGCCGCCGCTGCTCGAATACCTGGAGTCGCTGCTGACGGGCGGCGGCAGCGATCTGAACCTGCGCACCTTCAAGCTCGTCGATCAGCTGTCGGGCCGCACGCTCGGCCTGCGTGCCGACATCACGCCGCAGGTCGCGCGCATCGACGCGCACCTGCTGAACCGCCAGGGCGTGACGCGCCTGTGCTACGCGGGCAACGTTCTGCATACGCGTCCGCGCGGCCTGCACGCGACCCGCGAGCAGATCCAGATCGGTGCAGAAATCTACGGTCATGCCGGTCTCGAAGCCGACCTGGAAATCCAGCAGTTGATGCTCGACGCGCTGCATCTCGCGGGACTTGGTCGCGTGCGTCTCGATCTCTGTCATGCGGCCGTGCTGGGCGCGCTGGTCGACGGCGAGCCGGCTGCGGCGGCGCTCGGCGAATCGCTCTATGAAGCGCTCGCGGGCAAGGACGTGCCGCTGCTCAACGAGCTGACGGCAAACCTCACGCCCGTCACACGCGATGCACTGCGCGCGCTGCCCACGTTGTACGGCGACGCGACCGTGCTCGAAGAGGCGCGCGCGCGTCTGCCGAATGCGCCGGAAATCGCGCGCGCGCTCGACGACCTCGCGTTCCTCGCTCAACAGGTGGGCGGCGCGGAAGTCATGATCGACCTCGCCGATCTGCGCGGCTACGCGTACCACAGCGGCGTGATGTTCTCGGCCTACGTCGATGGCGTGCCGAATGCCGTCGCGCGCGGCGGCCGTTACGACAAGGTCGGCCAGGCATACGGCCGTGCGCGCGCAGCGACGGGCTTCTCGCTGGATCTGCGCGAAGTCGCGCGCATCTCGCCGATCGAAGCGCGCAGCAGCGCCATCCTCGCGCCGTGGCAACACGACGAAGCGTTGCGCACCAGTGTCGCCGCATTGCGCGATGCAGGCGAAGTCGTGATCCAGGCGCTGCCGGGCCACGATCACGCGCTGGATGAATTCGCGTGCGACCGCGTGCTGGTCGAGCGCAACGGCAAGTGGGTCGTCGAACCGAAGTCCTGA
- a CDS encoding DUF2065 domain-containing protein, producing the protein MDIAGSLLLAIALMLIIEGMFPFVFPSAWRDTFRKIAERPPNHIRIGGLIVMVLGLLLLLIAT; encoded by the coding sequence ATGGACATAGCCGGCTCGTTATTGCTCGCGATCGCACTGATGCTGATCATCGAGGGGATGTTCCCGTTCGTATTTCCGAGCGCCTGGCGCGACACGTTTCGTAAAATAGCGGAGCGCCCGCCGAACCATATCCGGATCGGCGGACTGATCGTCATGGTGCTCGGGCTGTTGCTGCTGTTGATCGCGACCTAG
- the hflC gene encoding protease modulator HflC, with protein MNKIVALVVAIVIVLFAASSMVFVVDQRHMAVVSARGDAAPTLAGPGLHVKLPPPLQTVTSVDTRIQSLDTPDEDRYATSDKTELLVNPVVKFRVSDPVKLVSETKGDVQSLSDRLALLTRSALGDAFAKYTLSDALAKQDAIATQARDGMQKGAASLGVDVVDVTLTRIDFPAAMADSVYKRMIAARAQIANQERSEGAAEADKIKADAAEQQQAVLADAYRQAQSIKGDGDGKAASIAAEAYGRDPQFYQFYQSMQAYKNSFKPGDMMVVDSSSEFFRFMRGPDGGAAAQSSSGASTGAHKH; from the coding sequence ATGAACAAAATCGTTGCGCTCGTCGTGGCTATCGTCATCGTGCTGTTCGCGGCATCGTCGATGGTGTTCGTCGTCGATCAGCGGCACATGGCCGTCGTGTCAGCGCGCGGTGACGCTGCGCCGACGCTCGCCGGTCCCGGCCTGCACGTGAAACTCCCGCCGCCGTTGCAGACGGTGACGTCGGTGGACACGCGCATCCAGTCGCTCGACACACCTGACGAGGACCGCTACGCCACGTCCGACAAGACGGAGCTGCTGGTGAATCCCGTCGTCAAATTCCGCGTGTCCGATCCCGTGAAGCTCGTTTCCGAAACGAAGGGTGACGTGCAAAGTCTGTCCGATCGTCTCGCGCTGCTCACGCGCAGCGCGCTGGGCGATGCGTTTGCAAAATACACGCTGTCCGACGCGCTCGCGAAGCAGGACGCGATCGCGACGCAGGCGCGCGACGGCATGCAGAAGGGCGCGGCGTCGCTGGGCGTCGACGTCGTCGACGTGACGCTCACGCGCATCGACTTTCCCGCTGCAATGGCCGATTCCGTCTACAAGCGCATGATCGCCGCACGCGCACAGATCGCGAATCAGGAGCGTTCGGAAGGCGCGGCGGAAGCGGACAAGATCAAGGCGGACGCGGCAGAGCAGCAGCAAGCGGTGCTGGCCGATGCGTACAGGCAGGCGCAGTCGATCAAGGGCGATGGCGACGGCAAGGCTGCCTCGATTGCCGCCGAAGCGTACGGCCGCGATCCGCAGTTCTATCAGTTCTACCAAAGCATGCAGGCCTACAAGAACAGCTTCAAGCCGGGCGACATGATGGTCGTCGACTCGAGCAGCGAGTTCTTCCGCTTCATGCGCGGCCCGGATGGCGGCGCCGCCGCTCAATCGTCTTCCGGCGCGTCGACGGGCGCCCACAAACACTGA
- the hflK gene encoding FtsH protease activity modulator HflK — MNDYNERSIWLRLRAMLSLNDPRWGRGEGNGDRQRLNDSKRPPNGKDSEGPPDLDEMWRDFNRRLSRMFGRKGNGGGPRPDNGRGARIGVGIIIGVLIAIYLGSGVFVVQDGQAAVVLRFGQLQGTAGQGVHWRLPYPFESHEIVNVGQVRSVEIGRNNVVRLANVKDASMLTHDADIVDVRFAVQYQIRKPTDYLFRSADPDQSVTQAAQAAVREIVGSRSTNDILYQDRESVRAQLTEAIQHSLDEYHTGLAVTGVTIQSVQAPDQVQAAFDDAAKARQDRERAKRDAQAYANELAPRAKAEGERMIDEAKVYSDRVVAQAQGDAERFKEVYAQYSKAPAVIRDRMYLETMQQIYSNTTKVFVDSKSGSNVLYLPLDKLVEQTRQRTAEAAAAGSAPAAQGGRGAASAQGQANAQGAQGAQPAAQGGNTPTIITSPAAPVSSASQAAAASDAFRSRDSFRSRGREDDLQ, encoded by the coding sequence GTGAACGATTACAACGAGCGGAGTATCTGGCTGCGTCTGCGCGCCATGTTGTCGCTGAACGACCCGCGCTGGGGCCGGGGCGAAGGCAATGGCGATCGCCAGCGTCTGAACGATTCGAAGCGTCCGCCTAACGGCAAGGACAGTGAAGGTCCGCCCGATCTCGACGAAATGTGGCGCGACTTCAACCGGCGCCTGTCGCGCATGTTCGGCCGCAAGGGCAATGGCGGCGGCCCGCGTCCGGACAATGGGCGCGGCGCGCGTATCGGCGTGGGCATCATCATCGGCGTGCTGATTGCCATTTATCTGGGTAGCGGCGTGTTCGTCGTGCAAGACGGCCAGGCAGCCGTCGTGCTGCGCTTCGGCCAGCTGCAAGGCACGGCGGGTCAAGGTGTCCACTGGCGCCTGCCGTATCCGTTCGAATCCCATGAAATCGTCAATGTCGGCCAGGTGCGGTCGGTCGAAATCGGCCGCAACAACGTGGTGCGTCTCGCGAACGTGAAGGACGCGTCGATGCTCACGCACGACGCCGATATCGTCGACGTCCGCTTCGCTGTTCAATACCAGATCCGCAAGCCGACCGATTACCTGTTCCGCAGCGCAGATCCCGATCAGAGCGTCACGCAGGCCGCGCAGGCGGCGGTGCGTGAGATCGTCGGCTCGCGCAGCACGAACGACATCCTCTATCAGGATCGCGAGTCGGTTCGCGCGCAACTGACGGAAGCCATCCAGCATTCGTTGGACGAATATCACACGGGTCTCGCTGTCACGGGCGTGACGATCCAGAGCGTGCAGGCGCCCGATCAGGTGCAGGCCGCGTTCGACGACGCCGCGAAAGCGCGTCAGGATCGTGAGCGCGCGAAGCGCGATGCCCAGGCCTACGCAAACGAATTGGCGCCGCGTGCGAAGGCGGAAGGCGAGCGCATGATCGACGAAGCGAAGGTGTATAGCGACCGCGTTGTCGCGCAGGCGCAAGGCGATGCCGAGCGCTTCAAGGAAGTCTATGCGCAGTATTCGAAGGCGCCTGCCGTGATCCGCGACCGGATGTACCTCGAAACCATGCAGCAGATTTATTCGAATACGACGAAGGTGTTCGTCGACAGCAAGTCGGGCAGCAACGTGCTGTACCTGCCGCTGGACAAACTCGTCGAGCAGACGCGCCAGCGTACGGCCGAGGCGGCTGCAGCCGGTTCGGCTCCCGCAGCGCAGGGCGGTCGGGGTGCAGCGTCCGCACAAGGTCAAGCAAACGCACAAGGCGCTCAGGGTGCGCAACCGGCAGCGCAAGGCGGCAACACGCCGACCATCATCACGTCGCCGGCCGCACCCGTCAGCAGCGCGAGCCAGGCCGCGGCCGCCAGTGATGCCTTCCGTTCGCGCGATTCGTTCCGCAGCCGCGGCCGCGAAGACGATCTGCAATAA